The Flexivirga aerilata sequence TCCATGGCCGTGGTCGAGGTCAGGTAGCTGACATCCTCCAGCCCGGGCAGATCCGGGCGCTGAGGTTCGGCGCCGGTGGCCAGCAGGACCGCGGCAGCAGGGAGGGGGCGCCCGTCGACGGTGAACACGCCGTCCTGGTCGAACGCGGCGGTCCCGGAGCGGACTTCGAAGCCGTAGGCATCAGCGACCGCGGCGTACTTGCCCTGCCGCAAGTGCGCGACCAGCTCGTCCTTCTGGCTGATGAGGGCTGCCAGGTCCACCGGCCCGGCGGAGGTGGGCGCCCCGGCGTAGGGGTTTGCAGCCGCGGCGGCGCGGTGGCCGGAGATGTGCAGCAGGGTCTTGCTGGGGACGCAGCCGACATTGACGCAGGTGCCCCCGAGAGTGCCGGCGTCGACCAGCAGAACGGTCTTGTCGGCCTGGCGGGCGCTGATCGCGGCGCTCATCGCCGCTCCGCCGGATCCCACCACTACCAGGTCATATTCGGTGTCAGTCATTCGTAGTGCCCTTCTTTCCAGTTGCGTGCCCGGCGGCGGGTGTAGCTAACGGGGTGGGAGTCAGATCCCATTCGGCGACGCTCACCTGCGTCACCGGGGTCCCGTGCGGTGTTCGGGGCTGAGGCGCTGGGCGCCGGCGCGGGGGCGCAGCAGTCCTCCTCTACCGATTCGACGGTGTGACCCTCGACCGTGCAACGATCGCCAGCAACGTGGCTGTTGTTCCGGCTGGCGCGGGCCGCCACGGCGACAGCCAGGACGAGGGCAAGGACCACCCCGGCCGTCACGGCGGCCTGGCCGGTGTGGGCTTGCAGCCAGGTCGACGTAGCTGCGGACCACCGGTCGATGCTGGGCAGCCCGTGGCCGACCCGGGCCCGGCCGGTGACCGCCGGCCACCAGTACACCGCCACGTAGGCGCCGGTGATCACCAGCAGGCCTGCGGTGATCCGGGCCTGTTGGCGGGCCAGGGCCCGGACCCAGCGGGTCAGCGCGGCGCCGGTGAGTGCCGCTGCGGCGGACAGCACCAGCAGCAGTGCGATGGAACCGGCGGCGTATGCGGCAAACACCCCGAGTTGCCCAACGAAGCCGGTGGTGGCCTGGGCTTGGGCGATCACGGCCAGCAGCACTCCGAAGGTGCAGGCCAGCGACGCCGCGGCGTAGCCGACTCCGAACAGCGCCCACCGGGCGATACCGGTGTGCGCGCCCGGGTCACCGAGGGTTGGCAGTCGAAGCCGCAGTTGCGGTCCGCGGCCGATGAATCCGACCAGCCCCAGGATGATCAACAGGAGTCCGACCCCGAATCCGAGCCACGGGGCGGCGCGGATCAGCTGATGCGCGCCGGCGCTGATCGCTAGGCCTGCGGTGGCCAGAGTCGCGGCGAACCCGAGCGCCAGGGCTGTCCCCACGCCCAGGGCATGACCGAGCCGGCGGCTCAGCGGCGCGTCAGGCTGATCGGCAAGGGTGTGGGTGAGGTAGGCCGGTAGCAGCGCGAACCCGCACGGGTTGAGGGGGGCGAGTAGGCCGCCGGTGAAGGCGAGCGTGAGCAGCCCGTTCACGATGAGTGCGCGACCGCGGCGGTGATCGCGTTCGCGGTGGGGTTGACCGCGCGGTAGGTGACTTTGCCGGCCGGGTTGATGACGATCACGCTGCTCAACGCGGAGACCTGGTACTTGCCGGTCAGGGCCGCCTTCTCATCGACCACGGACGGCAGGTTCTTCGCGTTGACCGAGCTGAGGAACCCGCTCAGGTCCCGGGGCGCCACCCCGGGGTCGAGGTCCACGGCCAGGAAGGTGGCTTTGTCACCGCTGGTGCGGGAGGCCTGCGCGACAGCCTTCGCCGCGGCCGAACAGTCCGCGCAGCTGATCGAGATGAACACCAGCACGCTGGGTTTGCTGCTGGGCACGCGCACCGTCGAACCGTTGATAGTCCTCAGGGCGGTGCTCACCGCCGGGGCCGCGCCGGAATGTGGCCCCGCCGCAGCTGACGGGGTCTGGGGGCTGCTTGCGGTCGACGTGGCGCCGCACCCGGTAAGGACTGCTCCCGCGGCGAGCATGACGAGCCCGGCACTGGCGCGGCGAGTCATGCTGCTCCTGCGGTTCACCGTGTCCTCTTTTCCACGAGATTGGAGGGTTCGTCCACAGGGTGCGTCGGGAAGTTGTCCCCACCGGCCTTGGTGCGGGTGTGCGGCGGGCAGCACTCATCCGAGCCGGCAGCACCGCCGTGGACGCTGCGGCGGTGGTGGCGCGCGAGAGTGAAGCCCGCAGCGGCCACCACGAGCACCACGCCGGCGGCAATCAGCCACGGGCTGCGCACCGCCCCACCGGTTACCGCCAGCGCACCACCAGCCAGCAGCGCCGGGCCGGCACAGCACAGCACCACCACACCAGCAACCCCGAGCATCGCGAACATACCAGCCGACGACGACTGACGAGGCTCGTTCATCACTGCACTTCCCGTTGTTCTGACGCGGCCGGGATCCGCACGCATGCCGCCAACGCTGCGGCGTTGTCCGCGGCCAACGACCGCGCCAACATCACCAAGTCAGCCACCCGCGGGTCGACCACCTTGTAGTGGGCGTAGCGACCCTCCCGGCGGAGCTGGACGTAACCGCAGTCGGCCAGACACGCGAGGTGGCTGGACACGCGGCCTTGGGACAAGCCGACGAACCCGACACAGTCACTGACGGTGTGTTCCTCGGCGAGCAGGAACTCCAGCAGCCGCAGCCGCGTCGGGTCAGCCAGCGCCCGGAAAAACTTGGCCACCATCTCCACCCCGCTATCAGTCTCCGGCAGGAACGCCAGACCCAGATCGGATGTGCTTGTCACAAGATCACCCCTCAAATTTCCTATTCGCTTCAACGGATATAACTGTACTATGCTCATATCCGTTAAAGCAAATAGGTACATGTGAAAGGACCGTCCGTGATGACGTCTCAGGTCGAACAACTCAGCGCCCGGCTCGACGCGGCCTTCGACCGCACCGGCTCCACGGCCGATCTGCGCACCCTGACCCAGCCGCTGCTGCAACTGCTAACCGCCGGGCAACCCGTCAGCGCAGAACAGCTCGCCGCGGCCACCGGCCGATCCGTAGCACAGATACACGCAGCGCTGCCGAACCTGCCCAGCATCGAACTGGACGCGCAGGCCCGAGTGATCGGCATGGGCATCACGCTCACCCCCACGGCCCATCGCTTCGAGGTACAGGGCACCCGCCTCTATACCTGGTGCGCGCTGGACACCCTCATCTTCCCGGCCCTGATTGGCCGCACCGCGCACGTCACCTCCTCCTGCCACGCCACAGGGGAACCCGTCCGGCTGACCGTCAGTCCCGACCATGTCTTCGACATCACCCCAGCCGACGCCGTCGTCTCTATCGTCACCCCAGATGACGTCTCCGCCGTCCGCACTTCCTTCTGCAACGAAGTCCATTTCTTCGCCTCCCCAGAGGCCGCCGCCCCGTGGCTCGCCGAACATCCCGGCGCGACCGTCCTGCCCATCACAGACGCGTTCGCCTTGGGCCAGGGCATGGCCGCGAACCAGTTCACCTCCCAGCCCCCGGCCTGCTGCTGAACGCCGCATCGAGCAGTTCGCCTGACGACCTCGGACGTTCAAGTCTCGATAGAGGATCCCCTTACGGGGCGATATCAGGACTCGTCGCCGTCGCGTGTGTCCGGGTCGCGCAGGGGTCGTAGCCCGGCAGGCGGCTGGCTGGTGAAGGCGTAACGGCCCAAACAGTTGAGGTGTGCGTATCCGAGCGGAGAGAGCCGGGCGATGTCTTCCTCGCGCACCGGGTGGCCGTCGTCGCGCAGCTGCTCGACGACGGCGTCGAGGTAGCGGGTGTTCCACAGTACGACCGCGTTCAGGACCAGGCCGAGTGCGGCGAGCTGGTCTTCTTGGCCCTCGCGGTAGGCCTGCCGGATCTGGCCGCGGTTGCCGTGGCAGATCTTGCGAGCCAGCGCGTGCCGGGATTCCTGCACCGTCAGCTGGCGGTTCATGCGCCGCTGATAGGTCCCATCGACCGGGTCTACCAGCGCCAGGAGATGCAGCGTCTTGGCGATCCGGCCGTACTCGATAAACGCCTGCCCCAGCGGGGTAGGGTGCCCGTCGCGGCCGAACATCCGCACCAGGTCGTAGGCGCGCACCTGATCGGTGACCAGTGACCCAGCCACCCGCAGCACGTCCGGCCACTGGGTTTCGATCTTGCGCACATTGATGGTGTGCCGGGCGATCTCCTCCAGCGGGCCGTAGTCGCCGATGGCGGACTGCTCGGGCGACAGCGCCACGCCGGCGGGGAGCGGGTCGGGCAGCGGCCCCCGCCAGTACCGCTGATCGGGCAGGTCCGCGAAGCGCGGCGCGAACCAGTAACCCAGGATCGCGAACAGGCCAAAGACCATGTCGCTGTACGAGGCGTTGTCCGTGGTCACGATCTCCGGTTTCGGTCCTGCGTCCAGGTTCAGCAGCGCATCCAGGATGAACAGCGAGTCCCGTGGGGTCCCCGGCACCACCATCTGCCCGATCCCGGCGACCTGGTCGTTGACCGCATTCAACCAGGTGATCCCGCGCTTGTGCCCGAAGTACTTCGGCGAGGGCCCGGCGTTGATCGTGCGCACCGGCACCACGAAACGCAGCCCGTCGACCGAGGCCAGCAACCCGCCGCCCCAGGCGCGGGCGATCGGGACCTGGGCCTGCGCATCGATGAGGACGGCGTTGGCGGCGGCGTGGTTGTCCGCGCGCAGGTAGTACTGATCGACGTGCGCCAGCCGGGCACGGGACAACGCGCCGTCACCGGGCTTGATCACCGGAGTCAGCCCCACGTTGCAGGCCTCGGCGACCAGCAGCGCCGCCACCGAGACCGGCAGGTCCTTGGCCCGGGTCGAGGCCCCGACCAGGTGCGTGTAGGAGTGAAGGAACCCCGTCCAGGCGTGCACCTCCAGCAGCAGCTCGGGCAGATCTACCCGGGGCAGCATCGCCTGCGCCGTGCTGCGTAGCCACCGGAGGCTGGCGGGTTCGCCGAGCGCGTCGAGGTGATCGACGTGCACCCGGGCCCGGCCATCCGGCCCGGCCACGACCCGGGCGCGGGTGTCCTCGCCGGCCTCACCGAGGCGGGCAGCGGTCTGCTTCCACGCTGCGTCCAGGGTGACCAGCTGGCGGGCGAGCACCACCGGTGCCGGTTCGGTCAGGCCAAGGCCAGCCAGTACGTCCGCACTGACCGCGTCCCATCGCTCACCTTCCAGCAGCAGAGCCCGCGGGTCAGCCCAACGGCGCGAGGGTGTAGCGAACACGTCTCGTCGGCCCAGCGCCCTGTACAGCTGTTCCAGCACGCACACCACGTACGCGTCCCGGTCCACGCAACCGTCCGGCAGACCGGGCGCGTGATGCACCGCTCGTTGCCAGGCCGGGCTGACCAGGTCAGCGTCAATCTCATTCTGTTCCAACGGTTTCTGTGTCACCCGACGACGAGCCAGCTCCGGCAGCCTGCGGACCGCCGCCAGGATCCGTTCACCACCGGGCGCGGCCTGCAACGCCACCGACTCACCCAGCAGGTTCAGGAACGGGCGCACCGTGTTGTACCGGCCGGCAAGCGCGGCACGCATCGCCGCCTCGGCCGATCCGCCATCGTCGGGTACCAGCTCCTCGACAATCTCGATCGCCTCGGCCACCACGATGCGTGGCGCGACCGCCTCCAGGGCCGACCACAACGACGCGACGTCAACAGGCCCGGTCGAGGCTTCAGCTGCCGCGAGCTGTTCCAGCAGCGCCCGGCCGGCCCGGGCGATCGTCCTGGACGCCTTCTCCAGGCGCGGCAACCCGGCAAGCCGCTGCTCGGCCGAGGCGCGCCGGGCCGGACTGAACAGCCGGGTGGCCATCAGCAACGCGAACAGATCTAACGTGTCATCGACCGCGGTCGCCTCCAAATGAGCGACCACCGCGACCAGGGTCGCGGTCCGCTTCGGCTCACTCAGGCGCGCCAGCGCGGTGGCCTTGCTGCCCAGGCCAGTCCGGGCCAGCGCCTGCAGCCGGTTGGCCGGGAGGTCCGCCACCTCGACCAGACCCACCCCCAGCTGCGCGATCTGCTCGGCACGCTACAACGCCCGCACCATTTCCGGGCCCGAGCTGCGGCGCGGCGAGCGACGCAACTCCTCCAACACCGAGAGCCGCGACCCCTCCGGAACCTTCAACAAGTCCACCAGCCGCCGGGGCAAACCCGCATCCGCGCGAGACGCCGACTCCGCCATCACCGTGTGCAACCGAACCTCGGCGTTCTCGCGGGCCGAAGCCACCTGCCGGGTCAGCACACTCACCCCCGGCAGCAGCACCCGGCGCCG is a genomic window containing:
- a CDS encoding cytochrome c biogenesis protein CcdA — encoded protein: MNGLLTLAFTGGLLAPLNPCGFALLPAYLTHTLADQPDAPLSRRLGHALGVGTALALGFAATLATAGLAISAGAHQLIRAAPWLGFGVGLLLIILGLVGFIGRGPQLRLRLPTLGDPGAHTGIARWALFGVGYAAASLACTFGVLLAVIAQAQATTGFVGQLGVFAAYAAGSIALLLVLSAAAALTGAALTRWVRALARQQARITAGLLVITGAYVAVYWWPAVTGRARVGHGLPSIDRWSAATSTWLQAHTGQAAVTAGVVLALVLAVAVAARASRNNSHVAGDRCTVEGHTVESVEEDCCAPAPAPSASAPNTARDPGDAGERRRMGSDSHPVSYTRRRARNWKEGHYE
- a CDS encoding TlpA family protein disulfide reductase; the protein is MTRRASAGLVMLAAGAVLTGCGATSTASSPQTPSAAAGPHSGAAPAVSTALRTINGSTVRVPSSKPSVLVFISISCADCSAAAKAVAQASRTSGDKATFLAVDLDPGVAPRDLSGFLSSVNAKNLPSVVDEKAALTGKYQVSALSSVIVINPAGKVTYRAVNPTANAITAAVAHSS
- a CDS encoding ArsR/SmtB family transcription factor, whose product is MTSTSDLGLAFLPETDSGVEMVAKFFRALADPTRLRLLEFLLAEEHTVSDCVGFVGLSQGRVSSHLACLADCGYVQLRREGRYAHYKVVDPRVADLVMLARSLAADNAAALAACVRIPAASEQREVQ
- the merB gene encoding organomercurial lyase MerB, translated to MTSQVEQLSARLDAAFDRTGSTADLRTLTQPLLQLLTAGQPVSAEQLAAATGRSVAQIHAALPNLPSIELDAQARVIGMGITLTPTAHRFEVQGTRLYTWCALDTLIFPALIGRTAHVTSSCHATGEPVRLTVSPDHVFDITPADAVVSIVTPDDVSAVRTSFCNEVHFFASPEAAAPWLAEHPGATVLPITDAFALGQGMAANQFTSQPPACC